A single region of the Halorubrum depositum genome encodes:
- a CDS encoding adenosylcobalamin-dependent ribonucleoside-diphosphate reductase — MSIVTTEADEIEQTVETPIKTVDDSLTVEDRLTDNALHGILPARYFRKNADGEIVEDADDLFRRVAENVAGAEVSDEDYETWADEFEYQMKTLRFTPNSPTLMNAGTEMNQLSACFVLEPRDNMEDIFETAKEAALTFQSGGGVGYAFSHLRPKGAFINSTGGEASGPVSFMRVFDETCNQVKQGGKRRGAQMGILRADHPDIGRFIVAKRNEGDFSNFNISVATTDNFIEAVEAQDAYTLYDPETDYTEPYIVREATAHFYSPEYQDNPRDAFDDGEGAIVEENLWRDYADEIECELFGERVTLREKWEEHEGLRLDVGEPMELPAAFIWDVMIDGAWRNGEPGLFNFEESNRQHSFDVEQYPEFRMNATNPCAEQMLVEYEACNLGHINLSLMLNEDAPTYDEFLSDKLDSIATGDLSTREAVEWYFEEVTNFEDLNQTIEAGVRFLDNVVTQSDFPIPEITERVNGMRKIGLGIMGFAQMLFQMGIPYGTQDSYEMARAVMRYIDRKGTWVSHNLAKERGVFSYWDKSKYADPTEYDEWFAARTGLDPNDWKGGFPIRNHNITTIAPTGTTSMLANTTGGCEPAYNVANFKNVSEDIQGDDLLVEFDDYFLRTLEANGLDVESIKEEAETLMRNNEFDGVNDLSIPEEIAEIFVTTQDLSSEQHGLMQRAFQEFCDSGISKTVNLPNEATHDDVSEAYRLALDAEKRGAVIKGLTVYRDGSRDVQVLTTRVENKLDDDGDRDDDLLELYLKGEVSEKAALRLGIVSEEDAGSDTLTCPECGDGELEKTDDCAVCPECWYSPCK, encoded by the coding sequence ATGTCCATAGTCACAACTGAAGCAGACGAAATTGAACAGACCGTAGAAACCCCAATCAAGACCGTTGATGATTCTCTCACCGTAGAAGACCGCCTCACCGACAACGCACTCCACGGTATTCTCCCCGCCCGCTACTTCCGCAAGAACGCTGACGGCGAGATCGTCGAGGACGCCGACGACCTATTCCGACGAGTCGCAGAGAACGTCGCGGGGGCCGAGGTATCCGACGAGGATTACGAAACGTGGGCCGACGAGTTCGAGTACCAGATGAAGACGCTCCGGTTCACCCCGAACAGCCCGACGCTGATGAACGCTGGAACTGAGATGAACCAGCTCTCGGCGTGTTTCGTCCTCGAACCCCGCGACAATATGGAGGACATTTTCGAGACGGCGAAGGAGGCCGCGCTGACGTTCCAGAGCGGGGGCGGCGTCGGCTATGCCTTCTCACACCTCCGACCAAAGGGAGCGTTCATCAACTCCACGGGCGGCGAAGCGAGCGGCCCTGTGAGCTTCATGCGGGTCTTCGATGAGACGTGCAATCAGGTGAAGCAGGGCGGTAAGCGCCGGGGCGCTCAGATGGGTATTCTCCGTGCCGACCACCCTGACATTGGGCGGTTCATCGTGGCGAAGCGGAACGAGGGCGACTTCTCGAACTTCAACATCTCTGTCGCTACGACGGACAACTTCATCGAGGCAGTTGAGGCTCAGGACGCCTACACTCTCTACGACCCCGAGACGGACTACACGGAGCCGTATATCGTCCGAGAGGCGACGGCACACTTCTACTCCCCGGAGTATCAGGACAACCCTCGTGACGCCTTTGACGACGGCGAGGGCGCAATCGTGGAGGAGAACCTGTGGCGGGACTACGCCGACGAGATCGAGTGCGAGCTGTTCGGGGAGCGCGTGACGCTCCGCGAGAAGTGGGAGGAACACGAGGGCCTTCGCCTCGATGTGGGGGAGCCGATGGAGCTTCCCGCCGCGTTCATTTGGGACGTGATGATCGACGGGGCGTGGCGGAACGGTGAGCCGGGCCTGTTCAACTTCGAGGAGTCGAACCGCCAGCACTCCTTCGACGTGGAGCAGTACCCCGAGTTCCGAATGAACGCGACTAACCCCTGCGCCGAGCAGATGCTCGTGGAGTACGAGGCGTGCAACCTCGGTCACATCAACCTGAGCTTGATGCTGAACGAGGACGCCCCGACCTACGACGAGTTCCTGAGCGACAAGCTGGATTCAATCGCTACTGGCGACCTTTCCACCCGCGAAGCCGTGGAGTGGTACTTCGAGGAGGTCACGAACTTTGAAGACCTGAATCAAACCATCGAGGCGGGTGTCCGATTCCTCGATAACGTTGTCACGCAGTCGGACTTCCCCATTCCCGAGATCACCGAGCGCGTCAACGGGATGCGGAAGATCGGCCTCGGCATCATGGGCTTCGCGCAGATGCTTTTCCAGATGGGGATTCCCTACGGGACGCAGGACTCCTACGAGATGGCTCGCGCCGTTATGCGGTACATCGACCGGAAGGGAACGTGGGTGTCTCACAATCTCGCCAAGGAGCGCGGTGTGTTCTCCTACTGGGACAAGTCGAAGTACGCCGACCCGACCGAGTACGACGAGTGGTTCGCGGCCCGCACCGGACTTGACCCGAACGACTGGAAGGGCGGGTTCCCCATCCGAAACCACAACATCACGACAATCGCGCCGACCGGCACGACCTCGATGCTGGCGAACACGACGGGCGGGTGCGAGCCTGCCTACAACGTGGCGAACTTCAAGAACGTCTCCGAGGACATTCAGGGCGACGACCTACTCGTGGAGTTTGACGACTACTTCCTTCGGACGCTTGAGGCGAACGGCCTCGATGTGGAGAGCATCAAGGAGGAAGCCGAGACGCTGATGCGGAACAACGAGTTCGACGGCGTGAATGACCTCTCCATCCCCGAGGAGATCGCGGAAATCTTCGTCACCACACAGGACTTGTCCTCTGAACAGCACGGACTGATGCAGAGAGCGTTTCAGGAGTTTTGCGACTCGGGCATCAGCAAGACGGTGAACCTCCCGAACGAGGCTACGCACGACGACGTGAGCGAAGCCTACCGTCTCGCCCTCGATGCGGAGAAGCGCGGCGCGGTTATCAAGGGCCTCACCGTGTACCGGGACGGCTCTCGGGACGTGCAGGTTCTCACGACCCGCGTAGAGAACAAGCTGGACGACGACGGCGACCGCGACGACGATCTGCTGGAGCTGTACCTCAAGGGTGAGGTGAGCGAAAAGGCCGCACTACGTCTCGGCATCGTCTCGGAGGAGGACGCCGGGAGTGATACGCTCACCTGCCCGGAGTGTGGTGACGGTGAGCTGGAGAAGACAGACGATTGTGCGGTGTGCCCGGAGTGCTGGTACAGTCCGTGTAAGTAG
- a CDS encoding TATA-box-binding protein has product MNEVTIVNVVGSGAVSSEFDLEELSLEIGSEAEYDPENYPGMYLRFEGKPTITVYRTGKFIIYGADNIDEIYETRDFLLTRLADLGAIKSPEDTGFSIQNVVCTGKLEGEQNLNAVAIQLGLDRTEYEPEQFPGLIYRPEEHNCVILIFGSGKVVITGCKDQSVAESALESLKQEIALR; this is encoded by the coding sequence ATGAATGAGGTAACAATCGTAAACGTCGTCGGCTCGGGTGCTGTTAGCTCTGAGTTCGATTTAGAGGAACTTAGCTTGGAGATTGGGAGTGAAGCCGAGTACGACCCTGAGAATTATCCGGGGATGTATCTCCGCTTCGAGGGCAAGCCCACGATCACGGTCTATCGAACGGGCAAATTCATCATCTACGGAGCCGACAATATTGATGAAATCTACGAGACGCGGGATTTCCTACTCACCCGACTGGCTGACCTCGGTGCAATCAAATCACCCGAAGATACGGGATTCTCAATACAGAACGTCGTGTGTACGGGGAAGCTTGAGGGCGAGCAGAATCTCAACGCAGTCGCTATCCAGTTGGGATTAGACCGGACTGAGTACGAGCCGGAGCAATTCCCCGGTCTGATTTACAGGCCCGAGGAACACAATTGCGTGATCTTGATTTTTGGAAGCGGGAAGGTAGTGATTACAGGCTGTAAAGACCAGTCCGTTGCTGAAAGTGCGCTGGAGAGCCTAAAGCAGGAAATCGCCCTGCGATAG